The segment GACATGCGGAGAGGATTCCCGATTAAGCACGTCCCCGCATGTATATAGCGGGGAACATTCGGGAATGACAGGGAGGAGTGGCACCCCGATTGATCCCGGTTTAACCGGGGTACGGGTATGACCGGAAGACTACTGTCATTCCCGCGCAGCATGTCCTCGAACATGATCGGGGAGCGGGAATCCACCGGTCTGTCATTCCCGTGGAAACGGGAATCGAGTTTTTCCAAGAATGGATCCCCGATTAATCCTGTCCCCAAGTGTTATCCGATTAATACTTTCGGATACAAGCTTTATTGGGAAGCATTCAGGCATGACAGATTAGGGGCTGTCATTCCGGTGAAACTTGTCCTAGCGTATGCGTGGACTGGAATCCACCGCTCTGTCATTCCCGCGGAAGCGGGAATCGAGTATTTGATTATGGATTCCCGATAAAAGATTTCGGGAATGACAAGGGGAGGTGGATCCCCGATTTATCCCCCCAGTTTAACCGGGGGACAAGCATGATAACATGCCTAATATGATGTTCTAATTAATTATAAATCTAATTGGATTTGTGAATTTTATTTTTTCGCTTACAGTTTTATTAACATGAAGGACGAAATCAGGATACTGGGCGCGAGAGAGAATAATCTTAAAAATATAAACGTGGTCTTACCGAAACACATGTATACCGTAGTCACCGGCCTGAGCGGGTCTGGAAAATCCTCTCTTGTCTTGGACACCATCTATGCCGAAGGCCTTCGAAGATACGTGGAGTGCCTTTCTACCTACGCCAGACAGTTCCTCGAACGGGTGGACCGGCCGGACATGGACGATATTACCGGGCTCCCTCCGGTGGTGGTGCTAGAGGGCAGGAATCAGGTGAAAAACTCCCGCTCCACGGTGGGAACCACGACGGAAATATATGACTACTTGCGACTTCTTTTTGCCAAGATTGGAGTAATTTTCTGCCCGAATTGCGATATACAGGTGAAACGCCAATCCCCCCAGGGTATCGCTAAGGAACTGGTCAGGGACCATGAGAATAATAGGGCGGTAATAACCTTCCCGATCGAAGAGACGAGCAAAGCTTCTCCCAGTGAGCTTCAATCCAAAGGATTTACCAGGGTATTCGTTGGCGGGAAAACCGTTGATATCGAGGAACTCGACTGCTTACCGTCCGGCGCGGAAATAGTCTTGGATAGAATGGTCATAAATAGGGATTCGACCTCCCGGCTTCTGGGTTCGCTGGAGGCGGCTTTTTCTCTTGGGAAAAACGTGAATGTTCGTGTATCAGAAGACCATTTACTCAGGTTTACAAAGGAGCTAGAGTGTCCTTACTGCTACAGCAGGTTCGGGGAACCCACGCCTCTCCTTTTTTCCTTCAATAGCCCTCAAGGTGCCTGTAGTGAATGTCGAGGTTTTGGAAACATACTGGAGGTGGACCCTGATTTGGTAGTTCCTGACCCGGAGAAAAGCTTGGCCGGCGGGGCGATCGAGCCTTTCACGAAACCGTCGCTGAGACACCAGATGCGAAAACTGATCAAGTTTGCCCTCTCAAATGGGGTAGACGTTAATACACCCTACAGAAGCTTGGGCGATGATGCTAAAAAACTGATATTCGAGGGCGGGGCCGGCTTTTCCGGGGTGAAGGGGTTTTTCAGACACCTGGAAGAGAAAAGTTACAAGATGCATGTAAGGGTTTTTTTGAGTAGGTACCGGTCGGCTTTTACTTGCGCCGCATGCAACGGAACCAGGTTAAGGAAGGAGGCAATCTGGGTAAAGGTGCACGGGAGAACAATCTCCGAGTTAGCCGATATGCCGGTCGGGGAGCTTGGAGAATTTTTTCATAATCTATCCCTTAGTGACTACGAAGAGGGGGTGGCGAAAGAGGTCCTTAACCAAATAAAGTCTAGGGTCGATTTTTTGATAAAAGTGGGCCTTGGCTATGTTACGCTTTCTCGGCTTACCAGGACGCTATCCGGTGGCGAAGCGCAGAGGGTTAATCTTGCCTGTCAGCTTGGCTCAAGCCTCACCGAGACGCTTTATATCATGGACGAGCCATCCGTGGGGCTTCATCCTCGTGACATCAATCGACTGGTCTCAATCATAAAGGACTTACGGGATAGGGGAAATACGGTCGTGGTTGTCGAGCATGACCTGGAGATGATTCGCTCTTCGGACTATATTGTCGAGCTTGGTCCTTTGGCTGGGGAAAAAGGAGGAGAAGTAGTGTATCAGGGCTCGTTAAATAATTTTCTTAAGAATTCTCATAACTCCCTCACCAAATATTACTTGACCCGGAACGAGGGCATCACCCTCCCTCGAAGAAGAAAAGGGAGCGGCAGGAAGTTGACCATTATCGGCGCCGCCGAGAATAACCTTAAAAACATAACTGTTTCATTTCCGCTAGAAACATTGGTGTGTGTAACCGGCGTCTCCGGGTCCGGAAAGAGTTCACTAGTCCACGATATTCTTTACTCGGCTATCGCCCGAAGATTTCATGCCCAGGCGGAAAGGGCGGGAAGGTTTGAGGGGATAGAAGGTTTATCTAATCTCTCTGATGCCCTTATGCTCGACCAGAAGCCGATTGGAAGAAGTTCGAGGTCAAACCCGGTGACTTACATAAAGGCATACGACGAGGTCAGGAGGATAATGTCGGGCACCTGGAGCGCTAAAGCCAAGGGGCTTACCGCTTCACACTTTTCTTTCAACGTCGCCGGTGGAAGATGCGACACCTGCCTGGGTGACGGCAGGCAAAAGGTGGAGATGCATTTTCTGGCAGATGTGTTCGTTACCTGCGAAGATTGCCGCGGGAAAAGGTTCAAGAAAGAGGTGCTCGAGGTTAAATACAAGGAAAAAAATATAGACGAGATTCTAAATCTAACGGTCGACGAGGCGGCTATATTCTTCAGCGGTATCCATCCGCTGCTCGATAAACTGAGGGTACTCCAAGATGTCGGGCTGGGCTATTTACGGCTCGGGCAACCGGCGCCGACTTTATCCGGCGGCGAGGCACAGAGGATAAAAATCGCCAGGGAACTCGCCAGAAAAGACGGGAAGAACATCCTTTATATCCTGGACGAACCCACTGTAGGGCTTCATGCTGAGGATGTTAAGAAGCTCATAAAGGTCTTGAATAGGCTGGTAGATGCCGGTAATACCGTGATCGTGGTCGAACACAATCTCGATGTCATAAGTTCTTCTGACTTTGTCATAGACCTTGGCCCGGAGGGTGGCAAAGATGGTGGATACATCGTAGCCCAGGGCACACCGGAGGAAATTGCCAAGGTGAAGGAATCGTATACCGGGATGTATTTGAGTAAGGTGCTATCTGTTAATAATCATCGGGGAGATGGCTAATCGCTGTATTCTGGGTTTGACAAAACAGACCGAGCGACGTAACGAGCCAGCCTAAACAAAAGCGCAATATATAATTTGGTATTTCATTCTTCTCATTTCCTTATAATAAGTGATAAAGGTTATGGAAAAGGATCGATTTTCAGACTTATGACTTATCAATCCCTCCGAGCTGTCCTCGACCTGATCTGGGGCGGGAATTCACCGCTCTGTCATTCCCGCGCAAGCGGGAATCCACTCTTTAACTTGAGAATTCCCTGTAGCTTGCCCCAGGGTTTCCTTGTCCATCCTCCCCCTCGATGGGTGAGGTTTAAGCCTGTCCGAAATTTTCGGATACCCTGCAGCTTGGAGGCTGGTTCATAGATTTACAGGGATGACATGCGGAGAGGATCCCCGATTGATCACCGATTAAACCGGTGGGGACCTTTGCTCATAAAGAACGGGTCTCTATTTCATTGATCAGTTTAGCGGGTGTGTGCTCTTTCCATCAGTGGGGTTTATTAAGTTTATCGAAGGGCTCATGGTTCGCGGAGTTTATTCCGTCGGCAGGCTCAGGACAGGCTTTGAGCGCATTCGAAAGGTGGTTGAAAGACCCATGGTTCGACGGAGTTTATTCTTCCGCATGGTGTTCAGGTTGACAAGGCCAAAGTTACCTTTGTAAGTGAAGAGATCTTATTTTCCACACTTTCAGGTCAATTTAACTTTTGTACTTTCAACGCATAGGACATAAGCTGATATCTGCTCTTGAGATTCAATTTAGCGAATATGCTGCTCAGGTGGGCCTTGACCGTTTTATCGCTTATCGAGAGTTCCTTACCTATTTCCCTGTTGCTAAAGCCATCGGCTATCAATTCTACAATCTTCGATTCCGTCTTGGTAAGTTTTTGGCCAGGCCTGTTTTCAGACTCGGTTAGACCTGGTCTATCCCCAACCGTACATTCTTTTATCATACTTATCAGTCCTGCCGAGCCTGTCTCGGTCGATACATGAATAACCTTGTTTAAACCGAAATTAGGTGGAATTCGATTGCCCATCAGAATAACCCGGGTATGAGCGCACTTGCCGATAATCAGCTTTAACCGTTTTTCCATGTCCGGGTATGCAGTTCGGTCATCGATGAATACGAACTCCGGTCTTACTTCTATGACTTTTTTCTCGACATCTTCGAGCCTGGAAATTTCGGCAACGATTTCAATTTCTTTTTCCCCTTCCAGGATTCTTTTCATACCCTCGGTGAATAGCCTTGAGCCGGAAGCGAGGACTATTCGAATCGCCCTCCTGTTTAGTCCTTTTATACTCGAGTCGTCATCCGGGCCAATCTTCTCCTTTGGTGAGTAACGAGAGTAATACCTCAGTTTCTTCAACCAGAAATTATGGTCATCACTGACCTTATGTGTTGTTTCAAGTCCTCTTATCGTTTTTCTGAACGTTTTTTTCGTAAACAATAAGACCGCCTCCTTTTTATTTTTTCTAATCAACAAACTTACGGGGGGTCGGGCAATGACAGCGGTGGTCCAGCCTACAGTTAATCATCTTGTTAAAATACTGAAAGCAAGTTTAGGGCCAAATCCCCACAGTATCCCCTTCGTAGAACCAACCGGAGTAAGATCCCATAAAATCAGAAATTTTAATTATATAAAAAAGTTTGCGGCAGTACCGGATGTAGTTAATTTCGAACCTCATAGTTGTATGAAGTTGTCATCCTGTCAATTAAGTTGACACAGAATTGCAATCTCGGTTAGAATAAAATTTCACGGAGGAGGAACATGCCCGCCGGTGGAGGAAAGCGGCTAAGCACCAACGACCAAAGGCTTGCTACGATTCTTGAAATCTGCCGGAAGATTAATTCGGAGAGGGATTTACCTTCTCTTTTAAACCTCCTTGCCCGGGAGGTCACCGGGATTGTAGAAGCTGACCGGGCGAGTATATTTCTCCTCGACCGGGAAAGACAGGAGTTGTGCTCCATAGTTACCCTGGATAACGAGCCGATTCGGTTCGATGCCCGCCTGGGACTGGCCGGGGCGGCGGCGCTTACCGGGCAAACCATCAATGTAGAGGATGTCTACAAGGATAGCCGCTTCTACAAGGAGATAGATGAGCAGACCGGATACCATACCCGGAGTCTTCTGGCTGTGCCCCTAAAAAATCGGGAAGGAACGGTTATAGGCACGTTCCAGGTGTTGAATAAAAAGGCAGGCGCTTTTAAAAAGGAGGACGAGAGAATACTGGAAGATTTGGCCCAGCATCTGGCCATCGCTGTTGAGACCGCACAGATAGTCACGGAATTAAGACAGAATCAGAAGCAACTCCTCGAAGAGAACAAAAATCTATGGAAAGAAGTCAGAGGGCGTTTTACCGCACAAAACATTATCGGCATGAGTCCCCAAATTCAGAGCGTCGTGAGACTGATAGAGCAGATAAGCGAAAGCTCTATCAATGTTTTGATTACCGGAGAGAGCGGTACGGGAAAGGAACTGGTGGCCAAGGCCATACATTATAACAGCTTGCGTGCGGGAAATCCGTTCGTGGTACTCAATTGTGCGGCTTTGCCTGAAAACCTGGTGGAGAGCGAATTATTCGGGATCGAAAAGGGGGTGGCTACCTGGGTTGAGGCGCGTATCGGCAAGTTCGAGGCTGCGAACGGTGGGACGTTGTTTCTGGATGAAATCGGCGACCTTAGCCTGGTATCACAGGCGAAGATTCTCCGGGTGTTGCAGGAGAAAATGATCGATCGCCTGGGTGGAAGAAAGACGGTCCCGGTGGATGTCAGAATCGTAGCAGCGACCAATAAGGACCTGGAGGCTGAAATCAAGAAGGGAAGCTTTAGGGAGGACCTCTATTACCGTCTAAAGGTAATTCATATCAGCATGCCGGCGTTACGGGACATTAAGGACGATATACCTCTACTGGCGAAGCATTTCCTGGACCGGTATTGTAGGGAAATGAAGAAAGAGCCGAAGAAGCTTTCCCCCGGAGCAATGCGGTCTTTAGTCGGTTACGGCTGGCCCGGGAACATCCGGGAATTGGAAAACGAGATGAAAAAGCAGGTGGTCCTGAATTTCAAAAAAACTATTACCGAAGATGACCTCCCCGAATACATGGTGATAGGTGCTCGACAATCTATGGCCACCGGTCAGAGCCGGTCTCTTAAGGCCGAAGTAGAGGAATTAGAGAAGCGTCTGATATTGGAGGCGCTTCAAGCCTGCCGTCAGAATCAGCTTCAGGCCGCTAAGGCTTTAGGAATTAGCCGCTGGGGGTTAATCAAGAAGATGAGACGATATGGAATCAGCGCGT is part of the Thermodesulfobacteriota bacterium genome and harbors:
- the uvrA gene encoding excinuclease ABC subunit UvrA encodes the protein MKDEIRILGARENNLKNINVVLPKHMYTVVTGLSGSGKSSLVLDTIYAEGLRRYVECLSTYARQFLERVDRPDMDDITGLPPVVVLEGRNQVKNSRSTVGTTTEIYDYLRLLFAKIGVIFCPNCDIQVKRQSPQGIAKELVRDHENNRAVITFPIEETSKASPSELQSKGFTRVFVGGKTVDIEELDCLPSGAEIVLDRMVINRDSTSRLLGSLEAAFSLGKNVNVRVSEDHLLRFTKELECPYCYSRFGEPTPLLFSFNSPQGACSECRGFGNILEVDPDLVVPDPEKSLAGGAIEPFTKPSLRHQMRKLIKFALSNGVDVNTPYRSLGDDAKKLIFEGGAGFSGVKGFFRHLEEKSYKMHVRVFLSRYRSAFTCAACNGTRLRKEAIWVKVHGRTISELADMPVGELGEFFHNLSLSDYEEGVAKEVLNQIKSRVDFLIKVGLGYVTLSRLTRTLSGGEAQRVNLACQLGSSLTETLYIMDEPSVGLHPRDINRLVSIIKDLRDRGNTVVVVEHDLEMIRSSDYIVELGPLAGEKGGEVVYQGSLNNFLKNSHNSLTKYYLTRNEGITLPRRRKGSGRKLTIIGAAENNLKNITVSFPLETLVCVTGVSGSGKSSLVHDILYSAIARRFHAQAERAGRFEGIEGLSNLSDALMLDQKPIGRSSRSNPVTYIKAYDEVRRIMSGTWSAKAKGLTASHFSFNVAGGRCDTCLGDGRQKVEMHFLADVFVTCEDCRGKRFKKEVLEVKYKEKNIDEILNLTVDEAAIFFSGIHPLLDKLRVLQDVGLGYLRLGQPAPTLSGGEAQRIKIARELARKDGKNILYILDEPTVGLHAEDVKKLIKVLNRLVDAGNTVIVVEHNLDVISSSDFVIDLGPEGGKDGGYIVAQGTPEEIAKVKESYTGMYLSKVLSVNNHRGDG
- a CDS encoding response regulator transcription factor; this translates as MFTKKTFRKTIRGLETTHKVSDDHNFWLKKLRYYSRYSPKEKIGPDDDSSIKGLNRRAIRIVLASGSRLFTEGMKRILEGEKEIEIVAEISRLEDVEKKVIEVRPEFVFIDDRTAYPDMEKRLKLIIGKCAHTRVILMGNRIPPNFGLNKVIHVSTETGSAGLISMIKECTVGDRPGLTESENRPGQKLTKTESKIVELIADGFSNREIGKELSISDKTVKAHLSSIFAKLNLKSRYQLMSYALKVQKLN
- a CDS encoding sigma-54-dependent Fis family transcriptional regulator, with amino-acid sequence MPAGGGKRLSTNDQRLATILEICRKINSERDLPSLLNLLAREVTGIVEADRASIFLLDRERQELCSIVTLDNEPIRFDARLGLAGAAALTGQTINVEDVYKDSRFYKEIDEQTGYHTRSLLAVPLKNREGTVIGTFQVLNKKAGAFKKEDERILEDLAQHLAIAVETAQIVTELRQNQKQLLEENKNLWKEVRGRFTAQNIIGMSPQIQSVVRLIEQISESSINVLITGESGTGKELVAKAIHYNSLRAGNPFVVLNCAALPENLVESELFGIEKGVATWVEARIGKFEAANGGTLFLDEIGDLSLVSQAKILRVLQEKMIDRLGGRKTVPVDVRIVAATNKDLEAEIKKGSFREDLYYRLKVIHISMPALRDIKDDIPLLAKHFLDRYCREMKKEPKKLSPGAMRSLVGYGWPGNIRELENEMKKQVVLNFKKTITEDDLPEYMVIGARQSMATGQSRSLKAEVEELEKRLILEALQACRQNQLQAAKALGISRWGLIKKMRRYGISAS